From Parasphaerochaeta coccoides DSM 17374, a single genomic window includes:
- a CDS encoding RrF2 family transcriptional regulator: MKISTRTHYGVRLLVDLASQDMADPVPLATTAGRQDIPLRYLEQVADILRWSGFLLSVKGASGGYRLARPAQDILLGDVLRALEGDLNIVDPLQSHEAENRLQQCLRLTVYNKLEHAIANVVDTISLASLIGSSDENEGHMYFI; encoded by the coding sequence ATGAAGATTTCCACCCGTACCCACTATGGTGTAAGACTTTTGGTGGATCTTGCGTCCCAGGATATGGCGGATCCCGTGCCGTTGGCGACTACTGCTGGACGACAAGATATCCCTCTGCGTTATCTGGAACAAGTCGCGGACATACTCAGATGGTCAGGTTTTCTGCTCTCAGTCAAAGGAGCCTCTGGCGGTTACAGGCTTGCCCGTCCTGCCCAGGATATTCTTCTTGGTGATGTACTTCGCGCCCTCGAAGGAGACCTTAACATTGTCGATCCCCTCCAATCCCATGAAGCAGAAAACCGCCTCCAGCAGTGCCTCAGGCTGACTGTCTACAATAAACTGGAGCATGCCATTGCCAATGTGGTTGACACCATCTCCCTTGCCTCGCTCATAGGCAGTTCAGATGAAAATGAAGGACATATGTATTTCATTTGA
- the gltB gene encoding glutamate synthase large subunit has product MGKTASEDGQRRGLYDRNFEHDACGVGVVANIDGKASHEIVSLALTTLEKQEHRGAESWDGLTGDGAGIMIQIPHAYFSDIIANLPEPGKYATGLVFMSQDNEQSQTALDIIHHQAQQCGLSVFSWRTVPTSPHILGPISRNCMPAIHQMFVRNNDPAEDDSLTVSRLYVYRKSVENAAREAGVGSPFHIPSLSTSTIVYKGMMMSRHLRLFYPELEDPRLASAAALVHSRFSTNTFPSWELAQPFRYLAHNGEINTIQGNRQWMRAQQSTLSTNAIPALEKVFPIIEPGKSDSASLDNATELLYTAGRSLPHALMMLVPESFNERNPIPDELRAFYTYSACLMEPWDGPASLLFFDGRFIGGTLDRNGLRPSRFTITQDGMLIMASEAGVLDFPASQILQKGRLSPGKFLLLDLKEHRIIPDAQVKHDIYVRNPYPTWIQDNLINLADLPHLPVKDDDIFENQQQSDRVQKLFNFSLEDRESLFPIMALSGQEPTSSMGTDTPIAPLSQKPQLLFSYFKQLFAQVTNPPIDSIREELVMTLTSFTGRRGNLLQDSETHAKRLMVKNPLLSTADLRSIQAMQDKDFSSIVLDDFFPVPENPGKDDSTSLEENLKRLRLQACAAVENGYTFIILSDRKLLSDTSLCPIPSLLAAGAVHQGLLEAGKRLQATIIVDSGEPREVMHHALLFGFGADLIVPWGAYAMLHDTIARQSELKNRTYQTVVENYQKGIAKALLKIMAKMGIATLRSYRGAQIFEALGLGKDVMDMCFTGCQSRIGGISFTHIQEDALELYRQSRNLDISLPNSGQYRWLKGGEIHAWNPDTIRLLQQAVREGRYEIFREFTASSDKLNATPHVLRGMLEFSAEALSHPIAISDVESVESIIRRFTSGAMSFGSISREAHETIAAAMNSLHARSNSGEGGEDSERFAKRGSLPWTRGAIKQVASARFGVTSNYLANADELQIKIAQGAKPGEGGQLPGHKTDASIARIRHATPGVTLISPPPHHDIYSIEDLAELIYDLKAANPHARIGVKLVSEAGVGTVAAGVAKAHANSILISGYDGGTGASPLSSIRYAGLPWELGLAETHQTLVANKLRERVRLMTDGQLKSGKDVVIAAMLGAEEFGFGTSVLVTLGCVMMRKCHVNTCPMGVATQDPALRKLFTGKVEHIVNFFTFLAQEVREIMASLGIAKFEDMVGRSDLLVQKKNPTGKAATLDLSRVLYPAHLSMDEHDVVLHSLDAPVTAPFPTMEQKVISRSIQAIEEKIPVSFAFAIRNTDRAIGAGLSYEISRRYGDDGLPDNFVTVDFMGSAGQSFGAFLARGVTFRLHGEANDYLGKGLSGGRIIVNPPTGASYPSYNNIIIGNTVLYGATDGEVFVSGLCGERFCVRNSGATAVIEGTGDHCAEYMTGGTLVVLGAVGRNFAAGMSGGIAYVLDEHGQLEGKVNKGMVELLALDTAEDEKIVKDLIRRHVYWTGSTYAQSILDNWDVKKKLFIKVLPVEYKRALQQMQIAEMDRKLNEIRENEDIAARA; this is encoded by the coding sequence ATGGGGAAAACTGCGAGTGAAGATGGCCAGCGACGGGGACTTTATGACAGGAATTTCGAGCATGATGCCTGTGGTGTCGGCGTAGTTGCGAACATTGACGGCAAGGCGTCACATGAAATTGTATCACTTGCGTTGACGACATTGGAAAAGCAGGAGCATCGCGGGGCGGAAAGCTGGGACGGACTCACCGGTGATGGCGCGGGAATCATGATTCAGATTCCTCATGCGTATTTTTCCGATATCATCGCGAATCTTCCAGAACCAGGAAAATATGCGACCGGACTTGTATTCATGTCCCAGGACAATGAACAATCACAGACTGCGTTGGACATCATTCACCATCAGGCACAACAGTGTGGGCTTTCAGTTTTCTCGTGGAGGACTGTTCCGACATCGCCCCATATACTCGGACCTATCTCTCGAAACTGCATGCCTGCAATCCACCAGATGTTCGTCAGGAACAACGACCCAGCGGAGGATGACTCCCTGACCGTCTCCCGTCTGTATGTCTATCGTAAATCCGTGGAGAATGCCGCCAGGGAGGCCGGTGTCGGTTCACCTTTCCACATCCCTTCTCTCTCGACAAGTACCATCGTTTACAAAGGGATGATGATGAGTCGCCATCTGCGGCTTTTCTACCCTGAGTTGGAAGACCCTCGCCTTGCCTCAGCGGCTGCTCTGGTGCATTCACGTTTCAGCACCAATACCTTTCCTTCATGGGAACTTGCCCAGCCGTTCCGTTATCTGGCGCATAACGGGGAAATCAATACCATCCAGGGTAACCGCCAATGGATGCGCGCCCAGCAGTCAACGCTTTCCACGAACGCTATTCCTGCCTTGGAGAAAGTCTTCCCAATCATAGAACCGGGCAAGAGTGATTCCGCAAGCCTGGACAATGCCACTGAATTGCTGTATACCGCCGGAAGATCCCTGCCTCATGCCCTCATGATGCTTGTGCCGGAATCCTTCAATGAAAGGAATCCCATTCCTGATGAGTTGAGGGCATTCTATACCTATAGCGCATGTTTGATGGAGCCTTGGGATGGTCCGGCTTCCCTTCTGTTTTTCGACGGACGTTTCATTGGAGGTACTCTGGACAGGAACGGCCTGCGTCCTTCGCGTTTCACCATCACACAGGACGGAATGCTCATCATGGCCTCGGAAGCAGGCGTCCTTGATTTCCCAGCCTCACAAATCCTACAGAAAGGTCGTCTTTCGCCGGGCAAGTTTCTTCTGCTGGATCTCAAGGAGCATCGCATCATTCCTGATGCCCAGGTCAAGCATGACATCTATGTCCGCAACCCTTACCCAACATGGATTCAAGACAATCTCATCAATCTGGCTGATCTGCCTCATCTCCCTGTAAAGGATGATGATATCTTTGAAAACCAGCAGCAGTCGGACAGAGTGCAGAAACTGTTTAATTTTAGTCTGGAAGACAGGGAATCCCTTTTCCCCATCATGGCGCTCTCAGGTCAGGAGCCGACCAGCTCCATGGGAACAGACACCCCTATCGCTCCACTCTCCCAAAAACCTCAACTGCTGTTTTCATATTTCAAGCAGCTTTTTGCCCAAGTAACGAATCCTCCGATTGATTCAATTCGTGAGGAATTGGTCATGACATTGACTAGCTTCACTGGGCGCAGAGGGAATCTGCTTCAGGATAGTGAAACGCATGCCAAGCGACTGATGGTCAAGAATCCGTTGCTCAGTACGGCGGATTTGAGGAGCATCCAAGCCATGCAGGACAAGGACTTCTCCTCTATCGTCCTTGATGATTTTTTCCCTGTACCGGAAAATCCAGGGAAGGACGATAGCACGTCTCTGGAGGAAAATCTTAAACGTCTGCGCCTGCAAGCATGCGCCGCTGTTGAAAATGGCTACACTTTCATCATCCTGAGCGACCGCAAGCTCCTTTCAGACACATCGCTCTGCCCTATTCCCTCCCTCCTTGCGGCCGGAGCGGTGCATCAAGGACTACTGGAAGCCGGGAAAAGACTTCAGGCAACCATCATCGTCGATTCTGGAGAACCGCGGGAGGTCATGCACCATGCCCTCCTTTTCGGTTTCGGCGCCGACCTCATCGTCCCGTGGGGTGCTTACGCAATGCTCCATGACACCATAGCCCGACAGAGTGAATTGAAGAACAGGACATATCAGACGGTGGTGGAAAACTATCAGAAGGGAATTGCCAAGGCACTCCTGAAAATCATGGCAAAAATGGGCATTGCGACACTCCGTTCATACAGAGGAGCCCAGATATTCGAGGCATTAGGGTTAGGCAAGGATGTCATGGACATGTGCTTTACCGGATGCCAGTCCCGCATAGGCGGAATATCTTTCACCCACATTCAAGAAGATGCGCTTGAGCTATACCGGCAATCACGTAATCTTGATATCTCGCTGCCTAATTCCGGTCAATACAGATGGCTTAAAGGCGGCGAGATTCATGCGTGGAACCCCGATACAATCCGTCTGCTCCAACAGGCAGTCCGTGAAGGTCGCTATGAGATATTCAGAGAGTTCACCGCAAGTTCGGATAAACTCAACGCAACTCCTCATGTACTCCGCGGAATGCTGGAGTTCTCCGCTGAAGCCCTCTCCCATCCCATTGCCATATCCGATGTTGAAAGTGTCGAAAGCATCATAAGAAGGTTCACCAGCGGAGCGATGTCCTTCGGTTCCATTTCCAGGGAGGCGCATGAGACAATCGCGGCGGCGATGAACTCTCTCCATGCACGTTCCAACTCCGGTGAAGGCGGTGAAGATTCGGAACGCTTTGCAAAGCGTGGTTCACTCCCGTGGACACGGGGAGCAATCAAACAAGTGGCTTCCGCCCGTTTTGGCGTGACAAGCAACTATCTTGCCAATGCCGATGAATTGCAAATCAAGATTGCCCAAGGTGCAAAGCCGGGAGAAGGTGGTCAGCTTCCCGGACATAAGACTGATGCCTCGATTGCGCGTATCCGTCATGCCACGCCCGGAGTGACGCTCATCAGTCCGCCGCCCCATCATGATATTTATTCAATAGAAGATCTTGCGGAACTGATATACGACTTGAAGGCGGCTAATCCTCATGCCAGGATTGGCGTCAAACTGGTCAGTGAGGCAGGAGTCGGCACTGTCGCCGCCGGTGTTGCGAAAGCGCATGCCAACAGCATACTGATAAGCGGCTATGACGGTGGAACCGGAGCCAGTCCTCTCAGCTCCATCCGCTACGCCGGTCTTCCGTGGGAACTGGGGCTTGCCGAGACGCATCAGACGCTTGTGGCAAACAAGTTGAGAGAGCGTGTACGTCTGATGACTGACGGCCAGTTGAAAAGCGGGAAGGATGTCGTCATTGCCGCAATGCTCGGTGCTGAAGAATTTGGCTTCGGAACTTCCGTACTTGTCACGCTTGGTTGTGTCATGATGCGGAAATGTCATGTGAATACGTGTCCTATGGGTGTAGCAACCCAAGACCCTGCCCTGAGAAAGCTCTTTACCGGCAAAGTCGAGCATATCGTGAATTTTTTCACATTCCTAGCTCAAGAAGTCCGCGAAATCATGGCATCGCTTGGCATAGCGAAGTTTGAGGACATGGTGGGGAGAAGCGACCTGCTTGTGCAGAAGAAGAATCCGACAGGAAAAGCCGCGACACTCGACCTCTCCCGCGTCCTCTATCCTGCCCACCTTTCCATGGATGAACACGATGTTGTGCTTCATTCTCTCGATGCACCCGTCACTGCCCCGTTTCCTACCATGGAGCAGAAGGTTATATCACGAAGCATCCAAGCCATTGAGGAAAAAATCCCGGTATCTTTTGCGTTCGCCATCAGGAATACTGATCGTGCCATCGGTGCCGGACTGTCCTATGAAATTTCCCGCAGGTATGGGGACGATGGTTTGCCAGACAATTTCGTTACTGTTGATTTCATGGGATCGGCAGGCCAGAGTTTCGGGGCTTTCCTGGCTCGTGGCGTGACTTTTCGTCTCCATGGAGAGGCAAATGATTATTTAGGCAAGGGGTTGTCAGGAGGGCGAATCATCGTGAATCCCCCGACAGGAGCTTCCTATCCCAGTTACAACAACATAATCATCGGTAATACGGTCCTCTATGGCGCGACAGATGGTGAGGTATTTGTCTCCGGTCTGTGCGGAGAACGTTTTTGCGTCCGTAACAGCGGCGCGACCGCAGTCATTGAAGGCACCGGCGATCACTGCGCCGAATACATGACGGGTGGTACGTTGGTAGTCCTCGGCGCGGTCGGTCGGAATTTTGCCGCCGGCATGTCAGGCGGTATAGCTTATGTCCTGGATGAACACGGTCAATTGGAAGGTAAAGTCAACAAAGGCATGGTGGAACTGCTTGCCCTTGATACTGCTGAAGATGAGAAGATTGTCAAGGATTTGATTCGCAGGCATGTCTATTGGACAGGCTCTACGTATGCCCAAAGTATCTTGGACAACTGGGATGTAAAAAAGAAACTGTTTATCAAGGTCCTTCCTGTGGAGTACAAACGGGCACTCCAGCAGATGCAGATAGCAGAGATGGACAGAAAACTGAATGAAATTCGTGAAAACGAAGACATAGCGGCGAGGGCTTAA
- a CDS encoding glutamate synthase subunit beta, with protein MGNPTGFMKIPRKTSGYRPVEERVNDYSEVEMRLEDDERRLQASRCMDCGIPFCHWACPVENIMPQWQDFLYKGDYRAAWERLTLTNPFPEFTGRVCPALCEASCVLGIHDEPVTIRQNELAVIEKAFDEGFVTPCPPKSRNGRKVAIVGGGPAGLSAAVYLNRAGFTVTVYEADDKPGGYLRYGIPDFKLDKRFIDRRLELMSAEGIIFKTNTVIGDHAALFGKKTVASVVSAETLEKEFDTIVLAIGARSARDLIIPGREANGIHQALDFLSLQNRAYEGKLHGTDSKDSLQAYGKKIVVIGGGDTGADCVGTANRQGARSIVQIEVMPQPPSHRPVNQPWPLWPTVLKTSSSHMEGCERMWSVNTKSFNLTDGKVSSLNCTQVEWVTSPQGGRPTLRDIPGSEFTVEADIVLLAMGFTHVVQEGIVKNFNLALDDRGNIRTSGTFQSSNPKVWATGDARRGASLVVHAIADGKAAAKAIIAKVG; from the coding sequence ATGGGCAACCCAACTGGATTCATGAAGATTCCCCGGAAGACGTCAGGATATCGTCCTGTGGAAGAACGCGTCAACGATTACAGCGAAGTGGAGATGCGCCTTGAGGATGATGAGCGACGGCTTCAGGCATCACGATGCATGGACTGTGGCATTCCTTTTTGTCACTGGGCTTGTCCTGTCGAGAACATCATGCCCCAGTGGCAGGATTTCCTGTACAAGGGTGACTACAGGGCGGCATGGGAACGTCTCACGTTGACCAATCCTTTCCCTGAATTCACCGGACGTGTCTGCCCTGCCCTTTGCGAGGCATCGTGTGTCCTGGGAATCCATGATGAGCCTGTGACAATCCGGCAGAATGAGTTGGCAGTCATTGAGAAAGCCTTTGACGAGGGTTTCGTAACCCCATGTCCGCCAAAGTCTCGTAATGGCAGGAAAGTAGCCATTGTCGGCGGTGGTCCGGCAGGACTTTCCGCGGCTGTTTATCTGAACCGTGCTGGTTTCACCGTGACAGTCTATGAAGCGGATGATAAGCCAGGCGGCTACCTTCGCTATGGCATTCCCGACTTCAAGCTAGATAAGCGTTTCATAGACAGACGGCTGGAATTGATGAGTGCGGAAGGCATCATTTTCAAGACTAATACAGTCATCGGCGACCATGCCGCCTTGTTTGGAAAAAAAACGGTAGCATCCGTCGTTAGCGCCGAGACGCTTGAAAAAGAGTTCGACACCATCGTGCTTGCCATTGGAGCGCGTTCAGCGCGCGACCTGATCATTCCGGGACGAGAAGCCAATGGCATCCATCAGGCCCTGGATTTTCTGTCCTTGCAGAACAGAGCGTATGAAGGGAAACTCCACGGTACGGATTCCAAAGATTCCTTGCAGGCTTACGGCAAGAAGATTGTGGTCATTGGTGGCGGTGATACCGGCGCAGACTGCGTAGGGACGGCAAATCGACAAGGAGCGCGTTCCATTGTCCAGATTGAAGTGATGCCACAACCGCCTTCACACCGACCCGTGAATCAACCGTGGCCTCTCTGGCCGACTGTGCTTAAGACTAGCAGCTCCCACATGGAAGGTTGCGAGAGGATGTGGAGCGTCAACACCAAGAGCTTCAACCTGACTGACGGAAAGGTATCCTCACTGAACTGTACGCAGGTTGAATGGGTGACATCTCCCCAAGGTGGGCGTCCGACGCTTCGGGACATTCCCGGTTCTGAGTTCACGGTGGAAGCAGACATAGTGCTTCTCGCCATGGGTTTTACTCATGTCGTCCAGGAGGGCATTGTCAAGAATTTCAACCTTGCGTTGGATGACAGGGGGAACATCAGGACATCGGGAACCTTCCAATCCTCCAATCCAAAGGTGTGGGCTACAGGAGATGCCCGCCGAGGAGCAAGCCTGGTCGTCCATGCCATAGCGGACGGGAAAGCTGCTGCGAAAGCAATCATTGCTAAAGTGGGATAA
- a CDS encoding lipocalin-like domain-containing protein, producing MGKIVYTTGTGIPPRSFDEEFMTHKKNSEWWYCTGYLEDGKSSFFSYQFTLAQVNLFGVTIRLLICSVTDFKTKKHYNIQVPLLFGKGVTTNDTLLSVDRRASVSFASNTHSSKGKMHLKMYSDEFNLEVDMEAVKPPTWHCDNGILQMGIPGEKERTYYYSFTNLKTSGSLTLGGRTYANMCGKTWFDRQGGTYSIRDSRTCWEWFSLRFFDNTEVMLFAFPQDNYYDGTYITESGDYHRLNDYHLESSGVITYEGKQFSNGWTVTINDKKYTITPKADGMFNVFFFELLADIKDENGELLGYCFVELLPGVRGVSEGGRKTLGLDVFRKK from the coding sequence ATGGGTAAAATCGTTTATACTACAGGAACAGGAATACCCCCGCGTTCCTTTGACGAAGAATTCATGACTCACAAGAAAAACTCGGAGTGGTGGTATTGTACCGGATACCTTGAAGACGGGAAAAGCTCCTTTTTCAGTTATCAGTTTACTTTGGCGCAGGTGAATCTATTCGGAGTGACAATAAGGCTGTTGATTTGCTCTGTCACAGATTTCAAAACAAAAAAGCACTACAACATTCAAGTACCTCTGCTGTTTGGCAAAGGCGTAACTACTAACGATACCCTTCTCTCGGTCGATAGACGTGCTAGCGTCTCCTTTGCCTCGAACACACATTCAAGCAAGGGAAAGATGCACCTGAAGATGTATTCAGATGAGTTCAACCTTGAAGTTGATATGGAAGCTGTCAAACCACCGACCTGGCATTGCGACAACGGAATCCTTCAGATGGGGATACCTGGTGAAAAGGAACGCACTTATTACTATTCATTCACGAACCTTAAAACAAGCGGAAGCCTCACACTTGGCGGAAGAACTTACGCTAACATGTGCGGTAAGACTTGGTTTGACCGACAAGGTGGTACATATTCGATTCGTGACAGCAGGACATGCTGGGAGTGGTTTTCACTACGTTTCTTCGATAATACAGAAGTTATGCTGTTTGCGTTCCCGCAAGACAATTACTACGACGGCACATACATCACCGAAAGCGGCGACTACCACCGCTTAAACGACTATCACCTTGAATCGAGCGGCGTCATCACTTACGAAGGCAAACAGTTCTCGAATGGCTGGACGGTGACGATAAACGACAAGAAGTATACGATAACGCCCAAGGCGGATGGTATGTTCAACGTGTTTTTCTTCGAATTACTTGCGGACATCAAAGACGAAAATGGAGAGCTTCTCGGCTACTGTTTCGTGGAATTGCTACCTGGCGTCAGGGGTGTTTCCGAAGGTGGCAGGAAGACTTTAGGGCTTGATGTCTTTAGGAAAAAATAG
- a CDS encoding pyridoxamine 5'-phosphate oxidase family protein: MMRDPKKTIGDLIDKQGVAFIGSISTDGFPNMKAMLPPRKREGIHEFWFTTNTSSMRVAQYHKNSSACIYFYDKRFFRGVMLIGTMEVMEDAESKGAIWRDGDTMYYKGGVTDPDYCVLKFTAQSGRYCSNFKSEDFGVWDTKSAKSQ, from the coding sequence ATGATGCGTGACCCGAAAAAGACAATAGGCGATCTCATAGACAAGCAAGGCGTGGCCTTCATCGGCTCCATCTCCACTGATGGCTTTCCCAATATGAAAGCCATGCTGCCGCCACGCAAGCGGGAGGGAATCCACGAATTCTGGTTCACCACCAACACATCGTCTATGCGCGTGGCGCAGTATCACAAAAATTCAAGTGCCTGCATCTATTTTTACGACAAGCGATTCTTTCGCGGGGTGATGCTCATTGGGACGATGGAGGTTATGGAAGATGCTGAATCGAAAGGGGCAATCTGGCGAGATGGCGATACGATGTATTACAAAGGTGGCGTGACCGACCCGGATTACTGTGTGTTGAAATTTACGGCGCAAAGCGGACGGTATTGCAGCAACTTCAAGAGCGAGGATTTTGGCGTATGGGATACAAAGTCGGCAAAATCTCAATGA
- a CDS encoding RrF2 family transcriptional regulator produces MRISTRGRYSLEALLFIALVQDAESIVSAHLISEKTGISYGYLEQLFIPLKRTRIIKGSRGAKGGYRIASDLDKITVGDILRSVENSLKDSSRPDSAVRQDISNPIPKVKETWAELHDTISGFIDSLTLADVVSSYHKMNDGEYMI; encoded by the coding sequence ATGAGGATTTCAACGCGCGGGCGCTATTCATTGGAAGCATTGCTGTTTATTGCCCTGGTTCAGGATGCGGAAAGCATTGTCAGCGCTCATCTGATCTCGGAAAAAACTGGTATATCCTACGGTTACCTGGAACAGTTGTTCATTCCCCTTAAGCGGACGCGCATTATCAAAGGTTCAAGGGGTGCAAAGGGAGGATATCGGATTGCATCTGATTTGGACAAGATTACTGTCGGAGATATCCTGAGAAGCGTGGAAAACAGTCTCAAGGATTCATCCCGTCCAGATTCCGCAGTTCGACAAGACATTTCCAATCCCATTCCGAAGGTCAAAGAGACGTGGGCGGAGTTACATGATACAATCAGCGGATTCATCGACTCCCTGACTCTTGCTGATGTCGTATCATCCTATCACAAGATGAATGATGGGGAGTACATGATATGA
- a CDS encoding GyrI-like domain-containing protein, with product MTIDYKKTQKDLYQPKLSPSIIDVPEMVFIMVDGYGDPNTSAEYQSAVEILYGLSYSIKMSKKNGDRPEGYFDYVVPPLEGLWWHRDGSVISDIFDKAQFAWTSMIRQPEFVTSEVFDSLKGVLAKKKPELDLSLARLEKFTEGLCAQILHIGSYDDEPATMAMLERFIAQIGMQPDFTKKRRHHEVYLNDPRKTAPEKLKTVIRYPIRRKED from the coding sequence ATGACGATTGATTACAAGAAAACACAGAAAGACCTGTATCAGCCCAAACTCTCTCCATCCATCATCGACGTGCCGGAGATGGTTTTCATCATGGTGGACGGGTATGGCGATCCGAACACGAGCGCGGAATATCAATCTGCCGTGGAAATCCTATATGGGCTATCCTATTCTATCAAGATGAGCAAGAAGAACGGCGACCGGCCGGAGGGGTATTTCGATTATGTCGTACCACCGCTTGAGGGGTTGTGGTGGCATAGGGACGGCAGCGTAATTTCGGATATTTTCGATAAAGCTCAATTTGCTTGGACTTCAATGATTCGGCAGCCGGAATTTGTCACCTCAGAGGTGTTTGATTCCTTGAAGGGTGTACTTGCAAAGAAGAAACCAGAACTCGACTTGTCGCTTGCGCGTCTCGAAAAGTTCACAGAGGGACTTTGCGCCCAGATTTTACATATTGGCTCTTATGACGATGAACCTGCGACCATGGCCATGTTGGAAAGGTTTATCGCACAGATAGGGATGCAGCCTGATTTTACGAAGAAACGCAGACATCACGAAGTCTATTTGAACGACCCGCGAAAGACTGCGCCGGAAAAATTAAAGACGGTGATTCGGTATCCGATACGTCGCAAGGAGGACTGA
- a CDS encoding DUF2200 domain-containing protein: MKVSDVYPMLIQKVERKGREKTEVDVITCWLTGYDIQGLKSQLEKEASYEQFFAEAPQINSNANKITGVVCGIRVEDITDPLMQKVRWLDKLVDELAKGKAMEKILRS, translated from the coding sequence ATGAAAGTGTCAGATGTGTATCCCATGCTCATCCAAAAGGTGGAGCGCAAAGGACGTGAAAAAACTGAAGTCGATGTGATTACGTGCTGGCTGACCGGGTACGACATCCAGGGGCTGAAATCCCAGCTTGAAAAGGAAGCCAGTTATGAACAGTTTTTCGCTGAGGCTCCGCAGATAAACTCCAATGCAAACAAAATCACAGGAGTTGTCTGCGGTATTCGTGTCGAAGACATCACGGATCCTCTGATGCAAAAAGTGCGTTGGCTTGACAAGCTGGTGGACGAGTTGGCAAAGGGCAAAGCCATGGAGAAGATATTGAGGAGTTGA
- a CDS encoding nitroreductase family protein has product MMDLHEAIEKRHSVRKYVEDLIPESATQDLHKYVDECNRESGLSMQLLINEPKGFAGIFRGAILKNATNYLAIVGKDDDRLAETGGYYGEKVVLKAMQLGISSCWFAMGVKKDAIKIGIGEKMLIVVALGIGASEGKPHLAKPLEKFYTIESGSTPKKWFLNGVKAAALAPTARNQQKFRFILEPDGRVKAESLGGAFSDVDLGIVKYHFEIGAGAGSFEWVRA; this is encoded by the coding sequence ATGATGGATTTACATGAAGCGATAGAGAAGCGACACTCAGTCCGCAAATACGTGGAGGATTTGATTCCTGAAAGCGCAACACAAGACTTACACAAATATGTCGATGAGTGTAACCGAGAGAGCGGTCTTTCGATGCAGCTTCTTATTAACGAACCCAAGGGATTTGCGGGGATTTTTCGGGGTGCCATACTCAAGAATGCGACGAACTACCTTGCCATCGTTGGAAAGGACGACGACCGACTTGCTGAGACCGGCGGATACTATGGGGAGAAGGTCGTGCTTAAGGCTATGCAGCTTGGTATCTCCTCGTGCTGGTTCGCGATGGGCGTAAAGAAGGACGCCATCAAGATTGGCATTGGTGAAAAAATGCTTATCGTGGTCGCACTCGGCATCGGAGCGTCCGAAGGGAAGCCTCACTTGGCGAAACCTCTTGAGAAATTCTATACCATTGAATCGGGGAGTACTCCCAAAAAATGGTTCCTGAATGGAGTCAAAGCCGCGGCGCTCGCGCCGACTGCCCGCAACCAGCAGAAGTTCCGCTTCATACTGGAGCCTGACGGACGCGTCAAGGCTGAGTCGCTCGGCGGAGCGTTCTCTGATGTCGATCTCGGAATCGTGAAGTACCACTTCGAGATTGGTGCTGGGGCGGGTAGTTTTGAGTGGGTTCGGGCATGA